A window of Cryptomeria japonica chromosome 3, Sugi_1.0, whole genome shotgun sequence contains these coding sequences:
- the LOC131077762 gene encoding pentatricopeptide repeat-containing protein DOT4, chloroplastic translates to MALFALSLRFAAQSPNTHLFVIRQYAKLSMAVQNELQGIDMNVELSAFCREGELKEALTLLQFMEKNRIPIKSYAYDCLLQTCARAKSLPQGKEIYSYMKASGLDQNVVLANKLVSMFIACGSYVDARSVFDKVENRDIILWNVMISGYVSCGLSEKALALYYQMQNEGFKPDHFTFPCVLKACGALLALERGIEIHDFILSIGLESDIFVANALVDMYAKCRVLDLARQVFDKMPERSVVTWNTMVAGYVQNGQVEEAFNLFNQMQVEGVAPNPTTVVNVLPACANAQALRQGKEIHCFVRKRGIDSDGFVGNALIDMYAKCRRIDDAIKVFDKMSPVDVVSWNAMVAGFMQNGFYVDALKLFRKMQTIGVKANSFTFVSVLPACGRLKALQQGREVHACVIKTALESHVFVGGALVDMYSKCENIEDAKQIFYRISHGDVVSWNAMIVGYVQNAQCEEAFKLFHQMHQLGPKPNSVTIASLLPACTRLVALHKGKELHDYIVRRGFDAYIVVGNALVDMYAKCGSMVAAYKVFENMKERTEVSWNAIISAFGMHGHIDKALTLFAQMQEAGLKPDHITFVAVLSACSHSGLVDEGWNYFDCMSQDFGIMPRMEHYACMVDLLGRAGRLDEAYDLINNMPFEPDSDIWGTLLAACKIHCNIKLAEQAAEHLFKLEPENTGFYVLMSNIYASTGRWCDVAKVRKIMRNRGMRKKPGCSWIEVDSNAHDL, encoded by the coding sequence ATGGCATTATTCGCATTATCACTTCGCTTTGCAGCCCAAAGCCCAAATACGCATTTGTTCGTTATTCGCCAATACGCCAAATTGAGTATGGCAGTTCAAAACGAATTGCAGGGCATCGACATGAACGTCGAGTTATCTGCCTTTTGCAGAGAAGGCGAACTGAAGGAGGCCCTCACGCTTCTGCAATTTATGGAAAAAAATCGCATACCCATAAAATCATACGCTTACGATTGTCTCTTGCAGACCTGCGCCCGCGCAAAATCATTGCCACAAGGTAAGGAAATCTATTCTTACATGAAAGCTTCTGGGCTCGATCAAAATGTAGTTCTAGCTAATAAACTTGTGAGCATGTTTATTGCCTGTGGAAGTTATGTTGATGCACGCTCTGTTTTTGACAAGGTAGAAAACAGAGATATTATCTTATGGAATGTAATGATTAGTGGATATGTAAGTTGTGGACTGTCTGAAAAAGCTTTGGCACTTTATTACCAGATGCAAAATGAGGGTTTCAAGCCTGACCATTTCACGTTTCCCTGTGTTTTGAAGGCATGTGGTGCCCTATTAGCTCTAGAACGAGGGATAGAAATCCATGATTTTATTTTAAGTATTGGGCTTGAGTCAGATATTTTTGTGGCTAATGCCCTCGTAGATATGTATGCAAAGTGTCGGGTTTTGGATCTTGCACGCCAGGTGTTTGACAAAATGCCCGAACGAAGTGTCGTCACCTGGAATACCATGGTTGCAGGTTATGTTCAGAATGGGCAAGTTGAGGAGGCTTTTAATTTGTTTAATCAAATGCAAGTGGAGGGAGTAGCTCCAAACCCGACAACTGTAGTAAATGTTCTCCCCGCCTGCGCTAATGCACAAGCATTGAGACAGGGTAAGGAGATTCATTGTTTTGTTAGAAAGCGAGGAATTGATTCAGATGGCTTTGTGGGCAATGCTCTTATAGATATGTATGCCAAATGTAGGAGGATAGATGATGCAAttaaagtgtttgacaaaatgtcccCGGTGGATGttgtctcatggaatgccatggtTGCTGGTTTTATGCAGAATGGGTTTTATGTTGATGCCTTGAAGTTGTTTCGAAAAATGCAAACAATAGGTGTAAAAGCAAACTCGTTTACGTTTGTGAGTGTTCTACCTGCTTGTGGCCGGCTAAAAGCTCTGCAACAAGGAAGGGAGGTCCATGCTTGCGTAATTAAAACTGCACTTGAGTCACATGTCTTTGTTGGAGGGGCCCTTGTAGATATGTATTCCAAATGTGAGAACATAGAGGATGCAAAGCAAATATTTTACAGAATTTCTCATGGAGACGTAGTCTcttggaatgcaatgattgtgggCTATGTGCAAAACGCACAATGTGAGGAGGCATTTAAACTATTTCATCAAATGCACCAGCTTGGCCCAAAACCCAATTCTGTAACTATTGCTAGCCTGCTTCCTGCTTGCACCCGCTTAGTGGCTCTCCATAAGGGCAAGGAGCTGCATGATTACATAGTAAGAAGGGGATTTGATGCCTATATAGTTGTGGGCAATGCCcttgtagacatgtatgcaaaatgtgggagTATGGTGGCTGCATACAAGGTTTTTGAGAATATGAAAGAGAGAACGGAAGTTTCATGGAATGCAATAATTTCAGCATTTGGAATGCACGGGCATATCGATAAAGCACTCACCCTCTTTGCTCAGATGCAGGAAGCAGGCTTGAAGCCAGATCACATCACATTTGTAGCTGTTCTATCTGCTTGCAGTCATTCGGGCCTTGTTGATGAGGGTTGGAATTATTTTGATTGTATGAGTCAAGATTTTGGCATTATGCCTAGGATGGAACATTATGCAtgcatggttgaccttcttggcCGTGCTGGCAGGCTGGATGAAGCATATGATTTAATCAATAACATGCCTTTCGAACCGGATTCTGATATATGGGGTACCTTACTTGCTGCCTGCAAAATTCACTGCAATATAAAGTTGGCAGAGCAAGCAGCGGAACATCTTTTTAAGTTAGAACCTGAAAATACTGGATTTTATGTATTGATGTCAAATATATATGCTTCTACAGGCAGATGGTGTGATGTTGCAAAGGTAAGAAAAATTATGAGAAACCGTGGAATGAGAAAGAAACCAGGATGCAGTTGGATTGAGGTTGACAGCAATGCTCACGATTTGTAG